Proteins found in one Rhinolophus ferrumequinum isolate MPI-CBG mRhiFer1 chromosome 9, mRhiFer1_v1.p, whole genome shotgun sequence genomic segment:
- the PTCH2 gene encoding protein patched homolog 2 isoform X1, with protein MARPPPLGELPPDYTPPAQSAAPQILTGSLKSPLWLRAYFQGLLFTLGCGIQRHCGKVLFLGLLALGALALGLRVAIIETDLEQLWVEVGSRVSQELHYTKEKLGEEAAYTSQMLIQTPRQEGENVLTPEALGLHLQAALAASKVQVSLYGKSWDLNKICYKSGVPLIENGMIERMIEKLFPCVILTPLDCFWEGAKLQGGSAYLPGRPDIQWTNLDPKQLLEELGPFASLEGFRELLDKAQVGQAYVGRPCLNPDDLHCPPSAPNHHSRQAPNVAQELSGGCHGFSHKFMHWQEELLLGGMARDPQGQLLRAEALQSTFLLMSPRQLYEHFRGDYQTHDISWSEEQAGTVLQAWQRRFVQLAQEALPQNTSQQVHAFSSTTLDDILHAFSEVSAARVVGGYLLMLAYACVTMLRWDCAQSQGAVGLAGVLLVALAVASGLGLCALFGIAFNAATTQVLPFLALGIGVDDIFLLAHAFTEAPPGTPLQERMGECLQRTGTSVTLTSINNMVAFFMAALVPIPALRAFSLQAAIVVGCNFAAVMLVFPAMLSLDLHRRHCQRLDVLCCFSSPCSARVIQILPQELADRAVPMGIAHLTATVQAFAHCEASSQHVVTILPPQAHLVPPPSDPLGSELFSPGGSTRDLLGQEEVTRQKAACKSLSCARWNLAHFARHQFAPLLLQSHAKVVVLVLFGSLLGLSLYGATLVQDGLALTDVVPQGTKEHDFLSVQLRYFSLYEVALVTQGGFDYAHSQRALFDLHQRFSSLKAVLPPPATQAPRTWLHYYRNWLQGIQAAFDQDWASGRITRHSYRNGSEDGALAYKLLIQTGDAQEPLDFSQLTTRKLVDKEGLIPPELFYVGLTVWVSSDPLGLAASQANFYPPPPEWLHDKYDTTGENLRIPAAQPLEFAQFPFLLRGLQKTADFVEAIEGARAACAEAGRAGVRAYPSGSPFLFWEQYLGLRRCFLLAVCILLVCTFLVCALLLLNPWTAGLIVLVLAMMTVELFGIMGFLGIKLSAIPVVILVASVGIGVEFTVHVALGFLTTPGSRNLRAARALEHTFAPVTDGAVSTLLGLLMLAGSNFDFIVRYFFMVLTLLTLLGLLHGLVLLPVLLSILGPPPEVIQMYKESPEVLSTPAPLAGELRWGVSPTLPQSFARVTTSMTVALHPPPLPGAYNHPASDEPTWSLAATPAASGCSNLTSRGPCPTTE; from the exons TGGGCAGCCGGGTGAGCCAGGAGCTGCATTACACCAAGGAGAAGCTGGGGGAGGAGGCTGCATACACCTCCCAGATGTTGATCCAGACCCCACGCCAGGAGGGGGAGAACGTCCTTACACCTGAGGCACTTGGCCTCCACCTCCAGGCAGCTCTCGCCGCCAGTAAAGTGCAAGTATCACTCTATGGAAA GTCCTGGGATTTGAACAAAATCTGCTACAAGTCAGGAGTTCCCCTAATTGAAAATGGAATGATTGAGCGG ATGATTGAGAAGCTGTTTCCGTGCGTGATCCTCACCCCCCTCGACTGCTTCTGGGAGGGAGCCAAACTCCAAGGGGGCTCTGCCTACTTGCC TGGCCGTCCCGATATCCAATGGACCAACCTGGATCCCAAGCAGCTGCTGGAGGAGCTGGGCCCCTTTGCCTCCCTTGAGGGCTTCCGGGAGCTGCTAGACAAGGCACAGGTGGGCCAGGCCTATGTTGGGCGGCCCTGTCTGAACCCTGACGACCTTCACTGCCCGCCTAGTGCCCCTAACCATCACAGCAGGCAG GCTCCCAATGTGGCTCAGGAATTGAGCGGAGGCTGCCATGGCTTCTCCCACAAGTTCATGCACTGGCAGGAGGAACTGCTGCTGGGAGGCATGGCCAGAGACCCCCAGGGACAGCTGCTGAG GGCAGAGGCCCTACAGAGCACCTTCCTGCTGATGAGCCCCCGCCAGCTGTATGAGCACTTCCGGGGTGACTACCAGACGCATGACATCAGCTGGAGCGAGGAGCAGGCCGGCACAGTGCTGCAGGCCTGGCAGCGGCGCTTTGTGCAG CTGGCCCAGGAGGCCCTGCCTCAGAACACGTCCCAGCAGGTCCATGCCTTCTCCTCTACCACCCTGGATGACATTCTGCACGCTTTCTCTGAAGTCAGTGCTGCCCGTGTGGTGGGAGGCTATCTGCTCATG CTGGCCTATGCCTGTGTGACAATGCTGCGGTGGGACTGTGCCCAGTCTCAGGGTGCCGTGGGCCTTGCTGGGGTGCTGCTGGTGGCCCTGGCAGTGGCCTCAGGCCTTGGGCTCTGCGCTTTGTTCGGTATTGCCTTCAATGCTGCCACTACCCAG GTGCTGCCTTTCTTGGCCCTGGGCATCGGTGTGGATGATATATTCCTGCTGGCACATGCCTTCACAGAGGCTCCACCTGGCACCCCTCTCCAG GAGCGCATGGGCGAGTGTCTGCAGCGCACGGGCACCAGCGTCACACTCACGTCCATCAACAACATGGTCGCCTTCTTCATGGCCGCTCTAGTTCCCATCCCTGCATTGCGGGCTTTCTCCTTACAG GCGGCCATAGTGGTTGGCTGTAACTTTGCAGCCGTGATGCTTGTCTTCCCAGCGATGCTCAGCCTGGACCTGCACCGGCGCCACTGCCAGCGCCTTGATGTGCTCTGCTGCTTCTCTAG CCCCTGTTCTGCTCGGGTGATTCAGATTCTGCCCCAGGAGCTGGCAGACAGGGCAGTACCAATGGGCATTGCCCACCTGACTGCCACGGTTCAAGCTTTTGCCCACTGTgaagccagcagccagcatgtgGTCACCATCCTGCCTCCCCAAGCCCACCTGGTGCCCCCACCTTCTGACCCACTGGGCTCTGAGCTCTTCAGCCCAGGAGGGTCCACACGGGACCTTCTGGGACAGGAGGAGGTGACAAGGCAAAAGGCAGCCTGCAAGTCTCTGTCCTGTGCCCGCTGGAATCTTGCCCATTTCGCCCGCCATCAGTTTGCACCCTTGCTGCTCCAGTCACATGCCAAG GTCGTCGTGCTGGTGCTCTTTGGGTCTCTTCTGGGCCTGAGCCTCTACGGAGCGACCTTGGTGCAGGACGGGCTGGCCCTGACAGATGTAGTGCCTCAGGGCACTAAGGAACATGACTTCCTGAGCGTCCAGCTCAGGTACTTCTCCCTGTACGAGGTGGCCCTGGTGACACAGGGTGGCTTTGACTACGCCCACTCCCAACGAGCCCTCTTTGATCTGCACCAGCGCTTCAGTTCCCTCAAGGCCGTGCTGCCTCCACCTGCCACCCAGGCACCCCGCACCTGGCTGCACTATTACCGAAACTGGCTACAGG GAATCCAGGCTGCATTTGACCAGGACTGGGCTTCCGGGCGCATTACCCGCCACTCGTACCGCAATGGCTCTGAGGATGGGGCCCTGGCCTACAAGCTGCTCATCCAGACCGGCGATGCCCAGGAGCCCCTGGATTTCAGCCAG CTGACCACGAGAAAGCTCGTGGACAAGGAGGGGCTGATTCCACCCGAGCTCTTCTACGTGGGGCTGACCGTGTGGGTGAGCAGTGACCCCCTGGGTCTGGCAGCTTCACAGGCCAACTTCTACCCCCCACCTCCCGAGTGGCTGCACGACAAGTATGACACCACCGGGGAGAACCTTCGCA TCCCAGCGGCCCAGCCCCTGGAGTTTGCCCAGTTCCCCTTCCTACTGCGTGGCCTCCAGAAGACTGCAGACTTCGTAGAAGCTATCGAAGGGGCCCGGGCAGCGTGCGCTGAGGCAGGCCGGGCCGGGGTGCGTGCGTACCCCAGCGGCTCCCCCTTCCTCTTCTGGGAGCAGTATCTGGGCCTGCGGCGCTGCTTCCTGCTGGCCGTCTGCATCCTGCTGGTGTGCACTTTCCTCGTCTGTGCCCTGCTGCTGCTCAACCCCTGGACGGCTGGCCTCATA GTGCTGGTCCTGGCAATGATGACTGTGGAGCTCTTTGGCATCATGGGTTTCCTGGGCATCAAGCTGAGCGCCATCCCCGTGGTGATCCTTGTGGCCTCTGTGGGCATAGGTGTCGAGTTCACGGTCCATGTGGCTCTG GGCTTCCTGACCACACCGGGTAGCCGGAACCTGCGGGCTGCCCGGGCCCTAGAGCACACATTTGCCCCGGTCACTGATGGGGCCGTCTCCACATTGCTGGGTCTGCTCATGCTCGCTGGTTCCAACTTTGACTTCATCGTAAG gtACTTCTTCATGGTGCTGACACTGCTCACACTCCTGGGCCTCCTCCATGGCCTGGTGCTGCTGCCCGTGCTGCTGTCCATCCTGGGCCCCCCACCAGAG GTGATACAGATGTACAAGGAGAGCCCTGAGGTCTTGAGTACTCCAGCTCCACTGGCAGGAGAACTCAGGTGGGGGGtgtcccccaccctgccccagagCTTTGCCAGAGTGACTACCTCCATGACCGTggccctccacccacccccactgcctGGTGCCTACAACCACCCAGCCTCAGATGAGCCCACTTGGTCTCTTGCTGCCACACCAGCTGCCAGCGGCTGCAGCAACCTCACTTCTAGGGGACCATGTCCAACCACGGAGTGA
- the PTCH2 gene encoding protein patched homolog 2 isoform X8 — protein MARPPPLGELPPDYTPPAQSAAPQILTGSLKSPLWLRAYFQGLLFTLGCGIQRHCGKVLFLGLLALGALALGLRVAIIETDLEQLWVEVGSRVSQELHYTKEKLGEEAAYTSQMLIQTPRQEGENVLTPEALGLHLQAALAASKVSWDLNKICYKSGVPLIENGMIERAPNVAQELSGGCHGFSHKFMHWQEELLLGGMARDPQGQLLRAEALQSTFLLMSPRQLYEHFRGDYQTHDISWSEEQAGTVLQAWQRRFVQLAQEALPQNTSQQVHAFSSTTLDDILHAFSEVSAARVVGGYLLMLAYACVTMLRWDCAQSQGAVGLAGVLLVALAVASGLGLCALFGIAFNAATTQVLPFLALGIGVDDIFLLAHAFTEAPPGTPLQERMGECLQRTGTSVTLTSINNMVAFFMAALVPIPALRAFSLQAAIVVGCNFAAVMLVFPAMLSLDLHRRHCQRLDVLCCFSSPCSARVIQILPQELADRAVPMGIAHLTATVQAFAHCEASSQHVVTILPPQAHLVPPPSDPLGSELFSPGGSTRDLLGQEEVTRQKAACKSLSCARWNLAHFARHQFAPLLLQSHAKVVVLVLFGSLLGLSLYGATLVQDGLALTDVVPQGTKEHDFLSVQLRYFSLYEVALVTQGGFDYAHSQRALFDLHQRFSSLKAVLPPPATQAPRTWLHYYRNWLQGIQAAFDQDWASGRITRHSYRNGSEDGALAYKLLIQTGDAQEPLDFSQLTTRKLVDKEGLIPPELFYVGLTVWVSSDPLGLAASQANFYPPPPEWLHDKYDTTGENLRIPAAQPLEFAQFPFLLRGLQKTADFVEAIEGARAACAEAGRAGVRAYPSGSPFLFWEQYLGLRRCFLLAVCILLVCTFLVCALLLLNPWTAGLIVLVLAMMTVELFGIMGFLGIKLSAIPVVILVASVGIGVEFTVHVALGFLTTPGSRNLRAARALEHTFAPVTDGAVSTLLGLLMLAGSNFDFIVRYFFMVLTLLTLLGLLHGLVLLPVLLSILGPPPEVIQMYKESPEVLSTPAPLAGELRWGVSPTLPQSFARVTTSMTVALHPPPLPGAYNHPASDEPTWSLAATPAASGCSNLTSRGPCPTTE, from the exons TGGGCAGCCGGGTGAGCCAGGAGCTGCATTACACCAAGGAGAAGCTGGGGGAGGAGGCTGCATACACCTCCCAGATGTTGATCCAGACCCCACGCCAGGAGGGGGAGAACGTCCTTACACCTGAGGCACTTGGCCTCCACCTCCAGGCAGCTCTCGCCGCCAGTAAAGT GTCCTGGGATTTGAACAAAATCTGCTACAAGTCAGGAGTTCCCCTAATTGAAAATGGAATGATTGAGCGG GCTCCCAATGTGGCTCAGGAATTGAGCGGAGGCTGCCATGGCTTCTCCCACAAGTTCATGCACTGGCAGGAGGAACTGCTGCTGGGAGGCATGGCCAGAGACCCCCAGGGACAGCTGCTGAG GGCAGAGGCCCTACAGAGCACCTTCCTGCTGATGAGCCCCCGCCAGCTGTATGAGCACTTCCGGGGTGACTACCAGACGCATGACATCAGCTGGAGCGAGGAGCAGGCCGGCACAGTGCTGCAGGCCTGGCAGCGGCGCTTTGTGCAG CTGGCCCAGGAGGCCCTGCCTCAGAACACGTCCCAGCAGGTCCATGCCTTCTCCTCTACCACCCTGGATGACATTCTGCACGCTTTCTCTGAAGTCAGTGCTGCCCGTGTGGTGGGAGGCTATCTGCTCATG CTGGCCTATGCCTGTGTGACAATGCTGCGGTGGGACTGTGCCCAGTCTCAGGGTGCCGTGGGCCTTGCTGGGGTGCTGCTGGTGGCCCTGGCAGTGGCCTCAGGCCTTGGGCTCTGCGCTTTGTTCGGTATTGCCTTCAATGCTGCCACTACCCAG GTGCTGCCTTTCTTGGCCCTGGGCATCGGTGTGGATGATATATTCCTGCTGGCACATGCCTTCACAGAGGCTCCACCTGGCACCCCTCTCCAG GAGCGCATGGGCGAGTGTCTGCAGCGCACGGGCACCAGCGTCACACTCACGTCCATCAACAACATGGTCGCCTTCTTCATGGCCGCTCTAGTTCCCATCCCTGCATTGCGGGCTTTCTCCTTACAG GCGGCCATAGTGGTTGGCTGTAACTTTGCAGCCGTGATGCTTGTCTTCCCAGCGATGCTCAGCCTGGACCTGCACCGGCGCCACTGCCAGCGCCTTGATGTGCTCTGCTGCTTCTCTAG CCCCTGTTCTGCTCGGGTGATTCAGATTCTGCCCCAGGAGCTGGCAGACAGGGCAGTACCAATGGGCATTGCCCACCTGACTGCCACGGTTCAAGCTTTTGCCCACTGTgaagccagcagccagcatgtgGTCACCATCCTGCCTCCCCAAGCCCACCTGGTGCCCCCACCTTCTGACCCACTGGGCTCTGAGCTCTTCAGCCCAGGAGGGTCCACACGGGACCTTCTGGGACAGGAGGAGGTGACAAGGCAAAAGGCAGCCTGCAAGTCTCTGTCCTGTGCCCGCTGGAATCTTGCCCATTTCGCCCGCCATCAGTTTGCACCCTTGCTGCTCCAGTCACATGCCAAG GTCGTCGTGCTGGTGCTCTTTGGGTCTCTTCTGGGCCTGAGCCTCTACGGAGCGACCTTGGTGCAGGACGGGCTGGCCCTGACAGATGTAGTGCCTCAGGGCACTAAGGAACATGACTTCCTGAGCGTCCAGCTCAGGTACTTCTCCCTGTACGAGGTGGCCCTGGTGACACAGGGTGGCTTTGACTACGCCCACTCCCAACGAGCCCTCTTTGATCTGCACCAGCGCTTCAGTTCCCTCAAGGCCGTGCTGCCTCCACCTGCCACCCAGGCACCCCGCACCTGGCTGCACTATTACCGAAACTGGCTACAGG GAATCCAGGCTGCATTTGACCAGGACTGGGCTTCCGGGCGCATTACCCGCCACTCGTACCGCAATGGCTCTGAGGATGGGGCCCTGGCCTACAAGCTGCTCATCCAGACCGGCGATGCCCAGGAGCCCCTGGATTTCAGCCAG CTGACCACGAGAAAGCTCGTGGACAAGGAGGGGCTGATTCCACCCGAGCTCTTCTACGTGGGGCTGACCGTGTGGGTGAGCAGTGACCCCCTGGGTCTGGCAGCTTCACAGGCCAACTTCTACCCCCCACCTCCCGAGTGGCTGCACGACAAGTATGACACCACCGGGGAGAACCTTCGCA TCCCAGCGGCCCAGCCCCTGGAGTTTGCCCAGTTCCCCTTCCTACTGCGTGGCCTCCAGAAGACTGCAGACTTCGTAGAAGCTATCGAAGGGGCCCGGGCAGCGTGCGCTGAGGCAGGCCGGGCCGGGGTGCGTGCGTACCCCAGCGGCTCCCCCTTCCTCTTCTGGGAGCAGTATCTGGGCCTGCGGCGCTGCTTCCTGCTGGCCGTCTGCATCCTGCTGGTGTGCACTTTCCTCGTCTGTGCCCTGCTGCTGCTCAACCCCTGGACGGCTGGCCTCATA GTGCTGGTCCTGGCAATGATGACTGTGGAGCTCTTTGGCATCATGGGTTTCCTGGGCATCAAGCTGAGCGCCATCCCCGTGGTGATCCTTGTGGCCTCTGTGGGCATAGGTGTCGAGTTCACGGTCCATGTGGCTCTG GGCTTCCTGACCACACCGGGTAGCCGGAACCTGCGGGCTGCCCGGGCCCTAGAGCACACATTTGCCCCGGTCACTGATGGGGCCGTCTCCACATTGCTGGGTCTGCTCATGCTCGCTGGTTCCAACTTTGACTTCATCGTAAG gtACTTCTTCATGGTGCTGACACTGCTCACACTCCTGGGCCTCCTCCATGGCCTGGTGCTGCTGCCCGTGCTGCTGTCCATCCTGGGCCCCCCACCAGAG GTGATACAGATGTACAAGGAGAGCCCTGAGGTCTTGAGTACTCCAGCTCCACTGGCAGGAGAACTCAGGTGGGGGGtgtcccccaccctgccccagagCTTTGCCAGAGTGACTACCTCCATGACCGTggccctccacccacccccactgcctGGTGCCTACAACCACCCAGCCTCAGATGAGCCCACTTGGTCTCTTGCTGCCACACCAGCTGCCAGCGGCTGCAGCAACCTCACTTCTAGGGGACCATGTCCAACCACGGAGTGA
- the PTCH2 gene encoding protein patched homolog 2 isoform X2 has product MARPPPLGELPPDYTPPAQSAAPQILTGSLKSPLWLRAYFQGLLFTLGCGIQRHCGKVLFLGLLALGALALGLRVAIIETDLEQLWVEVGSRVSQELHYTKEKLGEEAAYTSQMLIQTPRQEGENVLTPEALGLHLQAALAASKVSWDLNKICYKSGVPLIENGMIERMIEKLFPCVILTPLDCFWEGAKLQGGSAYLPGRPDIQWTNLDPKQLLEELGPFASLEGFRELLDKAQVGQAYVGRPCLNPDDLHCPPSAPNHHSRQAPNVAQELSGGCHGFSHKFMHWQEELLLGGMARDPQGQLLRAEALQSTFLLMSPRQLYEHFRGDYQTHDISWSEEQAGTVLQAWQRRFVQLAQEALPQNTSQQVHAFSSTTLDDILHAFSEVSAARVVGGYLLMLAYACVTMLRWDCAQSQGAVGLAGVLLVALAVASGLGLCALFGIAFNAATTQVLPFLALGIGVDDIFLLAHAFTEAPPGTPLQERMGECLQRTGTSVTLTSINNMVAFFMAALVPIPALRAFSLQAAIVVGCNFAAVMLVFPAMLSLDLHRRHCQRLDVLCCFSSPCSARVIQILPQELADRAVPMGIAHLTATVQAFAHCEASSQHVVTILPPQAHLVPPPSDPLGSELFSPGGSTRDLLGQEEVTRQKAACKSLSCARWNLAHFARHQFAPLLLQSHAKVVVLVLFGSLLGLSLYGATLVQDGLALTDVVPQGTKEHDFLSVQLRYFSLYEVALVTQGGFDYAHSQRALFDLHQRFSSLKAVLPPPATQAPRTWLHYYRNWLQGIQAAFDQDWASGRITRHSYRNGSEDGALAYKLLIQTGDAQEPLDFSQLTTRKLVDKEGLIPPELFYVGLTVWVSSDPLGLAASQANFYPPPPEWLHDKYDTTGENLRIPAAQPLEFAQFPFLLRGLQKTADFVEAIEGARAACAEAGRAGVRAYPSGSPFLFWEQYLGLRRCFLLAVCILLVCTFLVCALLLLNPWTAGLIVLVLAMMTVELFGIMGFLGIKLSAIPVVILVASVGIGVEFTVHVALGFLTTPGSRNLRAARALEHTFAPVTDGAVSTLLGLLMLAGSNFDFIVRYFFMVLTLLTLLGLLHGLVLLPVLLSILGPPPEVIQMYKESPEVLSTPAPLAGELRWGVSPTLPQSFARVTTSMTVALHPPPLPGAYNHPASDEPTWSLAATPAASGCSNLTSRGPCPTTE; this is encoded by the exons TGGGCAGCCGGGTGAGCCAGGAGCTGCATTACACCAAGGAGAAGCTGGGGGAGGAGGCTGCATACACCTCCCAGATGTTGATCCAGACCCCACGCCAGGAGGGGGAGAACGTCCTTACACCTGAGGCACTTGGCCTCCACCTCCAGGCAGCTCTCGCCGCCAGTAAAGT GTCCTGGGATTTGAACAAAATCTGCTACAAGTCAGGAGTTCCCCTAATTGAAAATGGAATGATTGAGCGG ATGATTGAGAAGCTGTTTCCGTGCGTGATCCTCACCCCCCTCGACTGCTTCTGGGAGGGAGCCAAACTCCAAGGGGGCTCTGCCTACTTGCC TGGCCGTCCCGATATCCAATGGACCAACCTGGATCCCAAGCAGCTGCTGGAGGAGCTGGGCCCCTTTGCCTCCCTTGAGGGCTTCCGGGAGCTGCTAGACAAGGCACAGGTGGGCCAGGCCTATGTTGGGCGGCCCTGTCTGAACCCTGACGACCTTCACTGCCCGCCTAGTGCCCCTAACCATCACAGCAGGCAG GCTCCCAATGTGGCTCAGGAATTGAGCGGAGGCTGCCATGGCTTCTCCCACAAGTTCATGCACTGGCAGGAGGAACTGCTGCTGGGAGGCATGGCCAGAGACCCCCAGGGACAGCTGCTGAG GGCAGAGGCCCTACAGAGCACCTTCCTGCTGATGAGCCCCCGCCAGCTGTATGAGCACTTCCGGGGTGACTACCAGACGCATGACATCAGCTGGAGCGAGGAGCAGGCCGGCACAGTGCTGCAGGCCTGGCAGCGGCGCTTTGTGCAG CTGGCCCAGGAGGCCCTGCCTCAGAACACGTCCCAGCAGGTCCATGCCTTCTCCTCTACCACCCTGGATGACATTCTGCACGCTTTCTCTGAAGTCAGTGCTGCCCGTGTGGTGGGAGGCTATCTGCTCATG CTGGCCTATGCCTGTGTGACAATGCTGCGGTGGGACTGTGCCCAGTCTCAGGGTGCCGTGGGCCTTGCTGGGGTGCTGCTGGTGGCCCTGGCAGTGGCCTCAGGCCTTGGGCTCTGCGCTTTGTTCGGTATTGCCTTCAATGCTGCCACTACCCAG GTGCTGCCTTTCTTGGCCCTGGGCATCGGTGTGGATGATATATTCCTGCTGGCACATGCCTTCACAGAGGCTCCACCTGGCACCCCTCTCCAG GAGCGCATGGGCGAGTGTCTGCAGCGCACGGGCACCAGCGTCACACTCACGTCCATCAACAACATGGTCGCCTTCTTCATGGCCGCTCTAGTTCCCATCCCTGCATTGCGGGCTTTCTCCTTACAG GCGGCCATAGTGGTTGGCTGTAACTTTGCAGCCGTGATGCTTGTCTTCCCAGCGATGCTCAGCCTGGACCTGCACCGGCGCCACTGCCAGCGCCTTGATGTGCTCTGCTGCTTCTCTAG CCCCTGTTCTGCTCGGGTGATTCAGATTCTGCCCCAGGAGCTGGCAGACAGGGCAGTACCAATGGGCATTGCCCACCTGACTGCCACGGTTCAAGCTTTTGCCCACTGTgaagccagcagccagcatgtgGTCACCATCCTGCCTCCCCAAGCCCACCTGGTGCCCCCACCTTCTGACCCACTGGGCTCTGAGCTCTTCAGCCCAGGAGGGTCCACACGGGACCTTCTGGGACAGGAGGAGGTGACAAGGCAAAAGGCAGCCTGCAAGTCTCTGTCCTGTGCCCGCTGGAATCTTGCCCATTTCGCCCGCCATCAGTTTGCACCCTTGCTGCTCCAGTCACATGCCAAG GTCGTCGTGCTGGTGCTCTTTGGGTCTCTTCTGGGCCTGAGCCTCTACGGAGCGACCTTGGTGCAGGACGGGCTGGCCCTGACAGATGTAGTGCCTCAGGGCACTAAGGAACATGACTTCCTGAGCGTCCAGCTCAGGTACTTCTCCCTGTACGAGGTGGCCCTGGTGACACAGGGTGGCTTTGACTACGCCCACTCCCAACGAGCCCTCTTTGATCTGCACCAGCGCTTCAGTTCCCTCAAGGCCGTGCTGCCTCCACCTGCCACCCAGGCACCCCGCACCTGGCTGCACTATTACCGAAACTGGCTACAGG GAATCCAGGCTGCATTTGACCAGGACTGGGCTTCCGGGCGCATTACCCGCCACTCGTACCGCAATGGCTCTGAGGATGGGGCCCTGGCCTACAAGCTGCTCATCCAGACCGGCGATGCCCAGGAGCCCCTGGATTTCAGCCAG CTGACCACGAGAAAGCTCGTGGACAAGGAGGGGCTGATTCCACCCGAGCTCTTCTACGTGGGGCTGACCGTGTGGGTGAGCAGTGACCCCCTGGGTCTGGCAGCTTCACAGGCCAACTTCTACCCCCCACCTCCCGAGTGGCTGCACGACAAGTATGACACCACCGGGGAGAACCTTCGCA TCCCAGCGGCCCAGCCCCTGGAGTTTGCCCAGTTCCCCTTCCTACTGCGTGGCCTCCAGAAGACTGCAGACTTCGTAGAAGCTATCGAAGGGGCCCGGGCAGCGTGCGCTGAGGCAGGCCGGGCCGGGGTGCGTGCGTACCCCAGCGGCTCCCCCTTCCTCTTCTGGGAGCAGTATCTGGGCCTGCGGCGCTGCTTCCTGCTGGCCGTCTGCATCCTGCTGGTGTGCACTTTCCTCGTCTGTGCCCTGCTGCTGCTCAACCCCTGGACGGCTGGCCTCATA GTGCTGGTCCTGGCAATGATGACTGTGGAGCTCTTTGGCATCATGGGTTTCCTGGGCATCAAGCTGAGCGCCATCCCCGTGGTGATCCTTGTGGCCTCTGTGGGCATAGGTGTCGAGTTCACGGTCCATGTGGCTCTG GGCTTCCTGACCACACCGGGTAGCCGGAACCTGCGGGCTGCCCGGGCCCTAGAGCACACATTTGCCCCGGTCACTGATGGGGCCGTCTCCACATTGCTGGGTCTGCTCATGCTCGCTGGTTCCAACTTTGACTTCATCGTAAG gtACTTCTTCATGGTGCTGACACTGCTCACACTCCTGGGCCTCCTCCATGGCCTGGTGCTGCTGCCCGTGCTGCTGTCCATCCTGGGCCCCCCACCAGAG GTGATACAGATGTACAAGGAGAGCCCTGAGGTCTTGAGTACTCCAGCTCCACTGGCAGGAGAACTCAGGTGGGGGGtgtcccccaccctgccccagagCTTTGCCAGAGTGACTACCTCCATGACCGTggccctccacccacccccactgcctGGTGCCTACAACCACCCAGCCTCAGATGAGCCCACTTGGTCTCTTGCTGCCACACCAGCTGCCAGCGGCTGCAGCAACCTCACTTCTAGGGGACCATGTCCAACCACGGAGTGA